Below is a genomic region from Streptomyces sp. RPA4-2.
CCTCTTCGGCCTCACCCTGATAACCCAACTGTCCGTCGTGGAACAGGAACAGGCCCTCAAGGTGACCTTCCCCGTCCAGCACCGCGCGGACGGCCACCAGTTCGTGTCACTTCTCCCCGTCACGCGCTGACACCCGGGCTCCCGTTCCGACGAGGGGCGGCCGTCGAACCGATCGAGCGTCGGCGGCTGGTGCCGACGGCCGCATCCGTCCTGCTCAGCCGCCGCACTGCTGCAGCATCATCCGCTTGTCCGCGGCCGTCACCGGAAGGTCGTACTTCAGTGACACCTGGGCGAAGCGCACCACGTAGGAGCAGCGGATCTGCTTGTTCGGGGGCAGCCAGGTCGCGGGCCCCGAGTCGCTCTTCGCGCCGTTGGTCGGTCCGTCCACCGGGATCAGGTTGAGCGGGTCATTGGCGATGTCCTCCCGCTTGCCCTTCGTCCAGTGCGAGGCGCCCATCTGCCAGTCGTAGGACAACGGCATGACGTGGTCGATCTGGACCGTCGTCGCACGGGACTTGGCCCACTCGATCGTCTTCCCGGTGTACGGGTCGTGCAGCGTCATGGAGGTGACGATGCAGTCGGAGCCGGCCCGGAAGCGGGCCTTCTCACCATCGCGTTTCAGGAGATCGTTTCGCGAGTCGCAGCCGTTGTGGGCGAAGGGGATGCCGCCTGGAGCCGAGTCCATCCAGGCGTAGCCGAACTCGTCCCTCTTGTATCCCGTCTTCGGCCCGCGCCCCTTCGTCGCCACTTTCCCGATCAGCGACCGTGCCTTCGCCTTGTCCGCGGTGGCAGTGATCACCGCCATCCCCGGCTTCGTGCCGTCCGGATTGTCCAGCGGGTTCACGGCCCGGCTGTTGCCGGCGGTCGGGACGGCGGAGCCGGAGGGTCCGCCGTCCGCGGGCGGTGGAGCGATGTCCTTGCAGCCGG
It encodes:
- a CDS encoding HNH endonuclease family protein, which produces MRYSGGGRRVLLASAAVVAAGIVVAGCKDIAPPPADGGPSGSAVPTAGNSRAVNPLDNPDGTKPGMAVITATADKAKARSLIGKVATKGRGPKTGYKRDEFGYAWMDSAPGGIPFAHNGCDSRNDLLKRDGEKARFRAGSDCIVTSMTLHDPYTGKTIEWAKSRATTVQIDHVMPLSYDWQMGASHWTKGKREDIANDPLNLIPVDGPTNGAKSDSGPATWLPPNKQIRCSYVVRFAQVSLKYDLPVTAADKRMMLQQCGG